The following coding sequences lie in one Nitrososphaerota archaeon genomic window:
- a CDS encoding Lsm family RNA-binding protein produces the protein MSILISKRFTDEFTSLIDKYVKITTINNECFEGKIIAANISDYSLWLTEVKMNGNIIPKLFISGNAIKFIEILELGPDLSKLAERLNRLFPNMVKYIKEAEVIVVMDRIRVTKDGIIEGTGPAAERVKKVYDEWIAEETQAIQPKES, from the coding sequence TTGTCTATTTTAATATCTAAAAGATTTACAGACGAGTTTACATCACTAATAGATAAATATGTAAAAATTACGACTATTAATAATGAATGTTTTGAAGGAAAAATAATAGCTGCTAATATTAGTGATTATAGCTTATGGTTGACTGAAGTAAAAATGAATGGCAATATAATACCTAAGCTTTTCATTAGTGGGAATGCGATTAAATTTATTGAAATATTAGAATTAGGACCAGATTTATCTAAATTAGCAGAAAGACTAAATAGATTATTCCCAAATATGGTTAAATATATTAAAGAAGCAGAAGTTATAGTTGTAATGGATCGCATAAGAGTTACTAAAGATGGAATTATTGAAGGAACTGGACCTGCTGCTGAAAGAGTTAAAAAAGTTTATGATGAATGGATTGCTGAAGAAACGCAAGCTA
- a CDS encoding prepilin peptidase, with translation MSFPETIELSLFLSFIFYSFHLAILDIKYKAISNYKLLLLLFLGICSIIIKILFSNGLKIFHNIALTYMLSYFMYKLNAIGSGDVIYTLALSFVYPLSKIDKLIFFPINIIIYATFFSLLYILALTNIKLSLFVFFSWIFIGFFSLLFIIFFSNKILIKEVPFIPFLLISTIISLFYNDIWSGLIWYKL, from the coding sequence ATGTCATTTCCCGAGACTATCGAACTTTCGCTTTTTTTATCTTTCATTTTTTATTCATTTCATTTAGCTATTTTAGATATTAAGTATAAAGCTATAAGTAATTATAAATTATTATTACTTTTATTTTTAGGAATATGTTCAATAATAATTAAAATATTATTTTCTAATGGACTAAAAATATTTCATAATATAGCATTAACATATATGCTTTCATACTTTATGTATAAATTAAATGCTATAGGTTCGGGTGATGTTATATATACTTTAGCTCTTTCATTTGTTTATCCATTATCAAAAATTGATAAATTGATTTTTTTTCCAATAAATATTATAATCTATGCAACTTTCTTTTCTTTACTTTATATTCTTGCATTAACCAATATTAAACTATCTCTTTTTGTATTTTTTTCATGGATTTTTATAGGTTTCTTCTCTCTCTTATTCATTATATTTTTTTCTAATAAAATCCTTATAAAGGAAGTGCCATTTATACCATTCTTACTAATTAGCACAATTATATCTCTTTTTTATAATGATATTTGGAGTGGTCTTATTTGGTACAAATTGTAG
- a CDS encoding ATPase, T2SS/T4P/T4SS family: MIGKKYLLMEKNENKTFHNIEKISTPTPISTNSFSIFIKCNLCKIVNKDFFKNEECLKCILTILMNYPETLNIIFEKNNEYYKFSKKTFKKIKYLLYDIKSLYSFNQIDKSILNLLIDNPIEFIEKITQKYKNKKNDNFLIKNTKILSKVLLNPGLTLLSREDLFKEIFNHSHFIKAIEMERRNIIKEYKFDIYYCRIYSTNKEEKFYEAFPAYNIDNEKIVNLLTENLKSEINEEELFKKFGDFLSIRLKRAYNFLKKYLEGNNNIEKLKIETIAKIALYKSIKLQNIMPLIMDEEVEEFFLDNINSPIYLDHREYGRCVTNLYLEKDEIEAFKTRCKLDSGYRLDEENPSLKTEIITKDFHVRVSIDIPPLSFGNTHLCVRKLRKKAFVLPELIYNETITCEAATYLLLCLLSRKNIGIVGESGAGKTTLANALLSLIPSNWRCIYLEDVIESINLQPYNVHQVRLRVSPIEAKGQYWVSKNKTKEIIKLLHRSPTYVFLGEVQTKSHTKALFHAIAAGIKTMFTVHASSIQQLIRRWTIAYGINPISLIDLDILVFISRLNGLGPRKVLEINMINKNIKDFTKIYEDGLIKIFEFKKDDIAQKLLYEDDDLNKEFNQLRRVLDFLSRNKIFDLNIIRKIVEENVFSNKYINKLI; the protein is encoded by the coding sequence ATGATAGGGAAAAAATATCTATTAATGGAAAAAAATGAGAATAAAACTTTTCATAATATAGAGAAAATAAGTACACCTACACCTATTTCAACTAATTCTTTTTCTATTTTTATTAAATGTAATCTTTGTAAAATAGTAAATAAAGATTTTTTTAAAAATGAAGAATGTTTAAAATGTATTCTAACAATATTAATGAATTATCCTGAAACACTCAATATAATATTTGAAAAGAATAATGAATACTATAAATTTAGTAAAAAAACATTTAAAAAAATAAAATACTTGCTTTATGATATAAAAAGTTTATATTCATTTAATCAAATAGATAAATCTATCTTAAACCTTTTAATAGATAATCCAATAGAATTTATAGAAAAAATAACACAAAAATATAAAAATAAAAAAAATGATAATTTTTTAATAAAAAATACAAAAATACTTTCTAAAGTATTACTCAATCCTGGATTAACTCTTTTATCAAGAGAAGATCTTTTTAAGGAAATTTTTAATCATTCACATTTTATAAAAGCAATTGAAATGGAAAGGAGAAATATAATAAAAGAATATAAATTTGATATATATTATTGTAGAATATATTCTACAAATAAAGAAGAAAAATTTTATGAAGCATTTCCTGCATATAACATAGATAATGAAAAAATTGTGAATTTATTAACTGAGAATTTAAAATCAGAAATAAATGAGGAGGAATTATTTAAAAAATTTGGAGATTTCTTAAGTATACGTTTAAAAAGAGCATATAATTTTCTTAAAAAATATTTAGAAGGAAATAATAATATTGAAAAATTAAAAATAGAAACTATAGCAAAAATAGCATTATATAAATCCATTAAATTGCAAAATATAATGCCTCTTATAATGGATGAAGAAGTTGAGGAGTTTTTTCTAGACAATATTAACTCGCCAATTTATTTAGACCATAGAGAATATGGTAGATGTGTAACAAATTTATATTTAGAGAAAGATGAGATTGAAGCTTTTAAAACAAGATGTAAACTAGATTCTGGATATAGATTAGATGAAGAAAATCCTTCATTAAAAACAGAGATTATCACGAAGGATTTTCATGTAAGGGTATCAATAGATATCCCCCCTTTATCATTTGGAAATACACATTTATGTGTAAGGAAACTTAGGAAGAAAGCTTTTGTGCTACCAGAATTAATATATAATGAGACAATCACTTGTGAGGCAGCAACGTATTTACTCTTATGCTTATTATCAAGGAAAAATATAGGAATTGTAGGAGAGTCTGGTGCAGGAAAAACAACATTAGCCAATGCTTTATTATCGCTTATACCAAGTAATTGGAGATGCATTTATTTAGAAGATGTTATTGAGAGTATAAACCTACAACCATATAATGTTCATCAAGTAAGGCTTCGTGTATCACCCATTGAAGCAAAAGGACAATATTGGGTTTCTAAAAATAAAACTAAAGAAATTATAAAACTTTTACATCGTTCTCCAACGTATGTTTTTTTAGGCGAGGTACAAACAAAAAGTCATACAAAAGCTCTCTTTCATGCTATTGCTGCTGGAATTAAAACTATGTTTACAGTGCATGCAAGTTCTATTCAACAACTCATAAGAAGATGGACCATCGCATATGGTATAAATCCTATTTCATTAATAGATTTAGATATATTGGTATTCATTAGTAGATTAAATGGATTAGGACCTAGAAAAGTTTTAGAAATAAATATGATAAATAAAAATATAAAGGATTTTACAAAAATTTATGAGGATGGATTAATAAAAATATTTGAATTTAAAAAAGATGATATTGCCCAAAAATTATTATATGAAGATGATGACTTAAATAAAGAATTTAATCAATTAAGAAGAGTACTTGATTTTTTAAGTAGAAATAAAATATTTGATTTAAATATTATTAGAAAAATAGTTGAGGAAAATGTATTCAGTAATAAATATATTAATAAACTTATCTAA
- a CDS encoding helicase HerA-like domain-containing protein — protein sequence MESGFEKSKEYLNINNINRHVIIFGSTGTGKTTTTSSIALRLWEKGFPILILDWHNEYGKIAEKINGKIFPLGKDNSYSINPFKPLFLEDDIYTHIDMLCDIFSETFNFSAPQSYMFLKALVEEYKARGFLNKEVEKLEAPNLLAILERIQKIAPYSRFDYEIKMALERRLQPLTLGQLGEIFCGENIIKIDDIMQGFTVIELGHIKSYLSKRILLYLILKLIYDYCIHRKKMNKLIHVTIIEEAQNIVPMRKDSEMPSIGERLIFDVRKFGEGIILIAQLPSQISDNITKNVSMRIIHAIKGKNDIAYSLRKNGIYEGEKILQSLREGEAIIDSIGKRSVKIVYIEPHEMLGIK from the coding sequence ATTGAAAGTGGTTTTGAAAAAAGTAAAGAATATTTAAATATTAATAATATAAATAGGCATGTTATTATTTTTGGCTCAACAGGAACAGGAAAGACGACAACCACTTCATCCATTGCTCTTAGATTGTGGGAAAAAGGATTTCCAATTTTAATCTTAGATTGGCATAATGAATATGGAAAAATTGCTGAAAAAATTAATGGAAAAATTTTTCCATTAGGAAAAGATAATTCGTATTCGATTAATCCTTTTAAGCCATTATTTTTAGAAGATGATATATATACTCATATAGATATGCTATGTGATATTTTCTCTGAGACTTTTAATTTTTCAGCGCCACAATCATATATGTTTCTTAAAGCTTTAGTAGAAGAATATAAAGCAAGAGGCTTCTTAAATAAAGAAGTAGAGAAGCTTGAAGCTCCAAATTTATTAGCTATTTTAGAAAGAATTCAAAAAATAGCACCATATTCAAGGTTTGATTATGAAATTAAAATGGCTTTAGAAAGAAGATTACAACCATTAACTTTAGGACAATTAGGAGAAATTTTTTGTGGAGAAAACATTATAAAAATTGATGATATAATGCAAGGATTTACAGTTATCGAATTAGGTCATATTAAAAGCTATTTATCAAAAAGAATTCTACTATACTTAATTTTAAAATTAATTTATGATTATTGCATTCATCGAAAGAAAATGAATAAACTTATTCATGTAACAATTATTGAAGAGGCACAAAATATAGTTCCTATGAGAAAAGATTCTGAAATGCCGTCGATAGGAGAAAGATTAATTTTTGATGTTAGAAAATTTGGTGAGGGAATAATACTAATAGCTCAACTTCCATCACAAATATCAGACAATATTACCAAAAATGTATCAATGAGAATAATACATGCAATAAAAGGGAAAAATGATATAGCATATTCTCTTAGAAAAAATGGAATATATGAAGGAGAAAAAATTCTTCAAAGTTTAAGAGAAGGAGAAGCAATAATAGATAGCATAGGAAAAAGAAGTGTTAAAATTGTATACATAGAGCCTCATGAAATGCTTGGAATTAAATAA
- a CDS encoding adenylate kinase family protein, with amino-acid sequence MRNIILLTGTPGSGKTLIGERLAKNLKGLFIDIPTLVKKKKLFSYYDRKYKSYIVNLRKLRKELNKIYVMEEKKIVISSHFPLYIPKEKLCKVIVLRCNPLILIKRLKKRNYPYRKIRDNIISELIDLIYYEAIKYYGKKMVFQLDVSNKKINDILKEISLILLKSNKQYTIDWIAFLEKMGKLNSILEYIEKGK; translated from the coding sequence ATGCGTAATATAATATTATTAACTGGAACTCCTGGAAGTGGGAAAACTTTAATTGGAGAAAGGTTAGCTAAAAATCTTAAAGGATTATTTATAGACATTCCTACCTTAGTTAAAAAGAAAAAACTTTTTTCTTATTATGATAGAAAATATAAATCATATATAGTTAACTTAAGAAAATTAAGAAAGGAATTGAATAAAATATATGTAATGGAAGAAAAGAAAATAGTCATTTCTTCTCATTTTCCTCTATATATTCCTAAAGAAAAACTCTGTAAAGTTATTGTTTTAAGATGCAATCCATTAATCCTTATTAAAAGATTAAAGAAAAGAAATTATCCTTATAGAAAAATTAGGGATAATATTATTTCAGAATTAATAGATTTAATTTATTATGAAGCTATAAAATATTATGGTAAAAAAATGGTATTTCAATTAGATGTAAGTAATAAGAAAATTAATGATATTTTAAAAGAGATATCTTTAATCCTTTTAAAGAGTAATAAGCAATATACAATTGATTGGATTGCTTTTCTTGAAAAAATGGGTAAACTTAATTCTATCCTTGAATATATAGAAAAAGGAAAATGA
- a CDS encoding DNA topoisomerase VI subunit B has product MSEVKFEQISPADFFYRNRDIAGFTNPSRALYMSVRELVENSLDACEIGEVLPLIKIKLTTIEEKGETDIYRLYVEDNGIGVDAEHIPRAFATVLYGSKYSNKQSRGTFGLGGTMALLYGQITTNQPAIVISSRGKDIHEYKLMIDIVENKPRILDHKVHRNNNNWKGTIVDFILEADYQNSKRKIIEYLRETSIANPHATISFIDPKGRLYLYERVINNVPKPPKEALPHPLGIDAEAMIRLLSETKARNLFNFLTTNFQKVGAKTAKEILELAGLPLTANTKKLKHEEVTKLMEAIKKYKNFRAPDASTLSPIGIDFLKAGIEKEFQPEFIEVIQRPPSAYSGFPFIIEVALAYGGKIPISDTYQLYRFANKIPLLYDERADVSWKVVFEKINWNNYKVPKEAALAIFIHLCSTRIPYKTVGKEAIADRPEIEREITIAIREAARSLKNHLSKIEKKEEKKKRLNIFIKYLPKIAQFSAKLSNRKKVPSIDPLLKSIGLEQIQIEESNS; this is encoded by the coding sequence ATGAGTGAAGTAAAGTTTGAACAGATATCTCCAGCTGACTTCTTTTATCGTAATAGAGATATTGCTGGATTTACAAACCCAAGTAGAGCACTATACATGTCAGTAAGAGAACTTGTGGAAAATAGCTTAGATGCTTGTGAAATAGGTGAAGTTCTTCCATTAATAAAAATAAAATTAACAACAATAGAAGAAAAAGGAGAGACAGATATATATCGTCTTTATGTAGAAGATAATGGAATAGGTGTAGATGCTGAACATATTCCACGTGCTTTTGCAACAGTACTTTATGGATCTAAGTATAGCAATAAACAAAGTAGAGGAACTTTTGGCTTAGGAGGAACAATGGCATTACTTTATGGACAAATAACTACCAATCAACCTGCTATAGTAATATCTAGTAGAGGCAAGGACATCCATGAATATAAATTAATGATAGATATAGTTGAAAATAAGCCAAGAATATTAGATCATAAGGTTCATCGTAACAATAATAATTGGAAAGGAACAATAGTAGATTTCATTCTTGAAGCTGATTATCAGAATTCTAAAAGGAAAATAATAGAATATTTAAGAGAAACATCCATAGCAAATCCACATGCAACAATAAGTTTTATTGACCCTAAAGGAAGATTATATCTTTATGAAAGAGTTATTAATAATGTTCCAAAACCACCCAAGGAAGCTTTACCACATCCATTAGGAATAGATGCTGAAGCGATGATACGTCTTTTATCCGAAACAAAAGCAAGAAATCTTTTCAATTTTTTAACTACAAATTTTCAGAAAGTCGGAGCTAAAACAGCTAAAGAAATACTTGAATTAGCTGGCTTACCATTAACAGCTAATACAAAAAAACTTAAACATGAAGAAGTTACAAAGCTTATGGAAGCAATTAAGAAATATAAGAATTTTAGAGCTCCAGATGCTTCTACTTTATCTCCAATAGGAATAGATTTTTTAAAAGCAGGAATCGAGAAAGAATTCCAACCAGAGTTTATAGAAGTAATACAAAGACCTCCATCAGCATATAGTGGTTTTCCATTTATAATAGAAGTTGCTTTAGCTTATGGTGGAAAAATTCCAATAAGTGATACTTATCAATTATATAGATTTGCTAATAAAATTCCATTATTATATGATGAAAGAGCTGATGTTTCATGGAAAGTAGTTTTTGAAAAAATAAATTGGAATAATTATAAAGTTCCGAAAGAAGCAGCATTAGCAATATTTATTCATTTATGCTCAACAAGAATTCCTTATAAAACTGTTGGAAAAGAAGCTATAGCAGATAGGCCTGAAATTGAACGTGAAATTACTATTGCAATACGTGAAGCTGCTAGATCTTTAAAAAACCATCTTTCAAAAATAGAGAAAAAAGAAGAAAAGAAGAAAAGGCTTAATATTTTTATTAAATATTTACCTAAGATTGCTCAATTTTCTGCTAAACTATCAAACCGTAAAAAAGTCCCAAGTATAGACCCTTTATTAAAGTCTATTGGATTAGAACAAATTCAAATAGAAGAATCAAATTCTTAA
- a CDS encoding KH domain-containing protein — protein sequence MENFNKQSFVINIPLERVGVLIGTNGNVKSRIEKELNVSLSIDSKEGVVIITLPSKNDPSKLFRARDIVLAIGRGFSPERAFKLFDENMFLRIIDLESILGKNKNTLKRIKGRIIGAGGKTRRIIEEYTKTFISIYGHTVSIIGDIEGLQIAEEAINKLINGAQHSTVYRFLNEYAHKRKFRKILSY from the coding sequence ATGGAGAATTTTAATAAGCAAAGCTTTGTTATTAATATTCCATTAGAACGTGTAGGGGTATTAATAGGAACAAATGGTAATGTTAAATCTAGAATAGAAAAAGAATTGAATGTATCATTATCAATAGATAGTAAAGAAGGAGTAGTAATTATTACTCTTCCTTCTAAAAATGATCCAAGCAAACTTTTTAGAGCTAGAGATATAGTTTTAGCAATTGGTAGAGGTTTTTCACCTGAAAGAGCTTTTAAACTTTTTGATGAAAATATGTTTCTAAGAATAATAGATTTAGAATCAATTTTAGGTAAGAATAAGAATACTTTAAAAAGAATTAAAGGTAGAATAATTGGAGCTGGAGGAAAAACAAGAAGAATAATAGAAGAATATACCAAAACATTTATTTCAATTTATGGCCATACAGTATCTATAATAGGGGATATAGAAGGTTTACAAATTGCAGAAGAAGCTATAAATAAACTTATTAATGGTGCTCAACATAGTACTGTATATCGCTTTTTAAATGAATATGCTCATAAAAGGAAATTTAGGAAAATATTAAGTTATTAA